CAAGTTTACGGCTTCCGAAAGGGATATAACGTCCAAGATCACGTCTGGCGGCAGGGACAACCGAAACGCGATACCGAAGATTGGCAACACGCCGTCATTGAGTTCGCAGACGGTGCCGTGGGTATCTTCAATTTCAGTAGTCTCTCCTACGGCTCGCCACTGCGCGGCTTTAACGGATCAAAGTTCTATGCAGAACGCGGGATGTGCTTCCGAGACGATGCCGTTATCTTAACTGAAACCGCCGACGCACAGCGCGCGATTCACATCTCACGCAGAACCAATACCGTCAATGGCTACGAAACCTTAGCCGCCCTTGTGGCGGATACCGACCCCGAAGTGGTGTGGGAAAATCCGTTGCAAAATTATCCACTTAGCGATAGCGAAATCACCGTGGCATCAGAACTAATGAGTCTCGTGAACGCAGTGCGTAACGACACAGAGCCCGAATACGGCGCTTACAACGGGCGTAAGGATCAGGAGATTGATGTCGCGATGGCACGTTCATGGGCAAACAATGGGGCACCTGTCACGTTCCCCTTTGAATACGATGCGCGCTGACAGCGTTGTTAGAGAATTTGGCTTGCCGTTTGGAGAGAAATCTTGTATACTTTAACAATTAAGTCTGAACTATGATTTCTATAATTACCAGATTTACTATGATTAGCGGAGGTCCGATCATTCTATCATCTATCATGGTAAGTCACATAAATCACAATAATCTTGGTCAAAATCACTAACCTTGGAGGAACCTCCGATTTTGAAAAACTTTCGGTTCATTCTCGCCACTTTGCTTCTCTTCGGTTTCAGCGCAACGTTGATGGGAAATGAGTGGGCGAACTACTACTTCCCAGACGCACCCGGCAGTTACTGGGTTTATGAAGACCAGAACGGTGACGAGTTAACGCGCTACGCAATAGAGCCAGAAGAGATTGATGGTGAATTCTATCGCGCCTTCAGTTACGATCCCGCTCTGGAGGACTGGGCAGACTTCGAGCATTACGTTCATCCCTACTTCTATCAAGTGGGTGCCGACTGGGTGGCGTTTTTCGTCGGCACTGAAATCGAAAACGCCCTCAAGGCAGCCACCATGAAACAGATGGAAGAAATGATGGTGATAGTGCGTCAGACACTACAGGAACAGATGCCTGAGGGATTAAACATCACATTTGACATAGATTACGACATTGAGGTAGATTCCCAAGACCACTTCTATTTCCTGCCGACGCCCGCTACCTTTGGTGAAGAGTGGACAGCGATAGAAATAAATGTCGTCCTGACCATGACAATTGATTTCCAAGGCCTGCCGATAGAGATACCAGGAGGCTCAGCGCAGACTGTTAAAACTTATACCACCCTTGTAGAAACAGGCAATGTAACCGGTACGGAAACGGTGGAGACGGACGCTGGTACCTTTGAAGACTGTCTGGTAATTGAATATCGAACAGACGCTTCAACGGAGACAGTTACATCTGTGGAAGTTCCAGAACAACCGGGATCGCAAGACCAGCAAGATGTAACCCTAACAACTGTCTGGTTGGCACCTAACGTCGGTATTGTCAAATTCGAACACCAACATGAGTCCTCTCCGGAGAATGCAGAATTTGGAATCGAAATGCCTCAAGATCAAACGCTTGAATTGATAAATTACGAGATCAAACCCTCAAGCTCGGAGGACGAATGAGCACTTTCCCCATCTATCGTCCGAGGCGACTCCGCGCAAATGAGAACTTGCGACGCCTGATTCGCGAGACCAGCTTCTCTGCTAACGACCTTATCTATCCGATGTTTGTCGTCCACGGACATAACACCGCGATCGAAATTTCAGCCATGCCTGGGTGCTATCAATACTCCGTTGACACTCTCGTCATCGCCGCGAAAGAACTTGCCGCGCTTGGAATCCCTGGAACTATTTTGTTCGGAATCCCAGAGGCAAAAGATCCGCTCGGTTCTGAGGCATACGCCGACGATGGGATCATTCAACAAGCCGTCCGAGCCATCAAAGACGCTGTGCCCGATCTGCTTGTCATGACGGATGTGTGCCTCTGCGAATACACCGATCACGGACATTGCGGTGTCATTGAAGCCGGTGAAGTACAAAACGATCCGACACTGGAACTCCTCGTTAAGGAGAGTCTGTCGCATGCCCGCGCCGGTGCCGATGTCATCGCACCCTCAGATATGATGGACGGTCGTGTCGGCGCAATTCGTGAGGCGTTAGACGAAAACGGTTATGAAAACGTCCCGATTATGGCATATTCTGCCAAATACGCCTCCGCCTTCTACGGACCGTTTCGGGAAGCGGCGGAATCAACCCCTCAATTTGGCGATCGGCGCGCCTATCAGATGGATCCAGCAAATGCAGAAGAGGCATTGCGCGAAGTCGCATTGGACATCCAGGAAGGTGCCGACATTCTCATGGTGAAACCCGCCCTCTCCTACCTCGATGTTATCCACCGGGTCAAAACAGAATTTCAGGTGCCTGTTGCCGCTTACAACGTCAGCGGTGAATACGCTATGATTAAAGCCGCCGCACAAAACGGTTGGATTGACGAAGAGCGGGTTGCTTTCGAGGTCCTCAACAGCATCAAGCGCGCAGGGGCGGATATAATTTTAACTTACTTTGCCAAGTCCGTTGTTGAATGGCTATAACCTAACTGTCAGCATTGTCCCGCAGGTCTCCCACACGCGGCTTGCGTCACGGTCAGCAGTCAGTAAAAGGGCACCGGTTCATCAGAAAACCTCTTTATCGATAACTATAGAAAATTTCGGAGAAATATTTTGGAGAGCAATAAATCCTTAGCCGCATGGCAAAAATCGCAACAATTCATCCCCGGCGGGGTTAACAGTCCCGTTCGAAATTTCAGTAAAGTCGGTGAACATCCGCGTTTCATCGAACGTGGCGAAGGCTCGAAAATTTACGACATTGACGGAAACGCATACATTGACTATGTCGCCTCCTGGGGTCCCTTGGTCTTGGGACACGCGCATCCGAGCGTCATAGAGGCGATCCGTTCAACAGCAGTGAACGGCACCAGTTTCGGCGCACCGACGACCCGAGAAACAGAACTCGCTGAAACCATTGTCAATGCCGTCCCCTCAATTGAACAGGTGCGACTCGTCAATTCTGGGACCGAAGCAACCATGAGCGCAATCCGCGTCGCACGCGGGTATACCGGTCGCGATAAAATCCTTAAAATTGACGGATGCTATCACGGTCACGTCGACTATCTGTTGGCAAAAGCCGGGTCGGGTGTTGCAACGTTTGGGCTTTCCGATAGCGGCGGCGTTCCTGAGGATTTCGCACGCAACACACTCACAGTTCCCTTCAATAATCCCGACGCCGTCCGTGAAGCAGTAGAAGCCAACCCGGACGAAATTGCCTGTCTAATCCTCGAACCGATTATGGGCAATATGGGCATCATCCCACCGCGTGAAGGGTATCTGAATCAACTCCGTGAAATCACTGAAGAACACGGCATCGTACTTATCTTCGACGAAGTTATCACCGGCTTCCGAGTGGCTTACGGCGGCGCGCAATCCCACTATAATGTTACACCCGATATGACCTGTCTCGGAAAGATTATCGGTGGCGGGTTGCCTGTTGGGGCGTATGGCGGAAAACGGGACATCATGCGGTGCGTCGCCCCAGAAGGCGATGTCTATCAAGCAGGAACACTGTCCGGCAATCCGTTAGCCGTTACCGCAGGGATAGCGACGTTGAAACGTCTCGCTGAACCGGGAGTCTATGAACACCTTGAAAATAGCGCTGCTGCCCTCGCAGAGGGGCTCGCCGAAGCGACCCAAAAACACGGGATCGACGCATGGCACAGCCGCGTCGGTTCGATGCTAATGCTCTATTTCACACCGGAAACCGTCACCGATGCCGATGGTGCGCGCACAGCGGATACCGAACGCTTTCAACACTACTTCTGGGGACTTATAGAACGCGGGGTCTATGTTGCCCCTTCCCAATTCGAGGCGGGATTTGTCTCCTTAGTTCACTCCGAAGTGGACATCAACAGCACCGTTGAAGCCGCAACACAGGCATTGGCGAATCTCTAAAGGGAAAGGCAACCACAAGAGTTGCCCCTACATTATGTCCAACTTTGATCAAATCGTTCAACTGATTGCCGACGACCTCAGCGCCGTTGAGGCGAAACTCACCGAACAGACCGCCAGCGAATATACATTCGTCGACCTGGCAGTCCAACACGTTGTGGAGGGTGGCGGTAAACGGCTCCGTCCGATTCTCGTTGTGCTTTCTGCCAAAGTCTGTGGATATGAAGGCAGCGATGCACACACGCTTGCCGCTGTTGTTGAACTCATCCATGTCGCATCGCTCGTTCACGACGATGTACTCGACGAAGCCGCCATTCGCCGTGGACGTGAGACGTTACAGACGAAATGGGGCAACAAAGTCGCAGTCCTCGTCGGAGATTACCTCCATGCACGCGTCCTTTCGATGCTCGTATCCCGGCGTGCGGATGATCCGGCGATGGCGATCCTCGCCGATACGACACAGGCGATGTGTGAAGGTGAGGTCATACACGCATACAAAAGTGGTGATTTCGACATATCCGAAGCCGAATACCTCAAGATTATCAGTTTCAAAACCGGTAAACTGATTGCGGCGTCCTGCACCCTCGGTGCACATCTCGGAAACCCAGCAGAGACACAACAGATTGAAGCACTCACAACCTACGGACAACAGATCGGAACCGCCTTCCAAATTGTAGACGACCTGCTCGATTTCACAGAAGATTCCGATACATTGGGGAAAGACGCGTTCGGCGACCTCCGCGAAGGAAAACTCACCTTCCCCATCATCTATGCTCGAAGTGTCTGCAATGACGATGAAAAACAGACCCTTGAAAAAATGCTACAACCTGACACCCATGAAACCGAAGCGATCACCTTTGTCGAGGCACTGTTCCAACGCTACGGCGTTGAACACCATTGTCTGAAGGTCGCCCAAGGCTACGCCGATCGCGCCAAAGCCGCATTAGCAATCTTACCAGAGACACCCGCTCGCATCGCACTGGAACACCTCGCCGATTATGTTGTTTCCCGCGAATCATAATTAGTTGTCAGTTATCAGTGAAAAAAAGTTCGTTAGCACCAAACCGGTAGCTTGCAACAATACGCAGAAATACGCAGAAATACCCAAGCAATACGCAGAAATACCCAAGCAAAAACACCCCAAGCAAAGACTTTCTTCGCATTGGATTTCAGCGTTCGCAAAAACACACAAGCGGGTTTACTCAAAGACACATCAAAGTCCAAATCTATGTCCCTTAACCGCAAGGTAAAAGTAAAAAATGTTTTATCCAGCGCATATAAACCTTCAGGACAAGAAATGCCTCGTCGTTGGCGGCGGGACCGTCGCAGAGCGGAAAGTCGTCGCGATGCTGCTCAGCGGTGGCGATGTCACCGTCATCAGCCCCAATGCAACGGAATTGTTGACGCTCCTCGCAGATATCGGCACAATCCGCTGGCATAAACGGCAGTTAAAAGCAGGCGATACGAACGGTTTCTTTCTCGTTTGTGCCGCCACCGATTTCACGGATATTAACGCCGCTGTCTTCACCGAAGCGCACGAAAAGCACAAAATCCGCTTGGTCAATGTCGTTGACGTGATCCCACAATGCACCTTCGCCGCTGCCTCTGTCGTAACCGATGGTGAGATTCTGTTGAGTATCTCAACGAGCGGTAAAAGTCCAGCGACGAGCCGTCGCATCCGTGAATATTTTGAGGAGATCCTGGATGCCACTTCGCTCTACACACTCGGATACGAAGATGGAAAACCGGTGCCAATTGCCCGTGAAAGAGAAGGGCATGGACTCCCATATCCCGTCTATCTCCTGTTGGAAAACCGTATGTGTCTTGTGGTGTGTGCGCAAAAAACGCCCGAAATTAAACGCCGTATCTCCCTGTTAGACCGATGTGGTGCTTCTGTTGTCTGTATGGCACCCGATGAACTGAAACCGCATCACCTTGAAGAGGCGTTTCTCGTCATTGCAGACAAGTTCTCTGCTACAGACGCGCTTTGTGAAGCGAACGGAGCATTTATTCGGGAATATCTTGATACACCGGACACCGGCACCCACTTCACCCCCGAACTCATCATAGATGACAATTTGATAATTAGCCTATCGGCACGAAGCAGTAAAGCCCCTGACAAGGGGAAACGTCTACATAAAAAACTTACGAACCAGTTTGAAAATAACGGCTACGGTGCCTTTATTGAATTCCTCGGAACGCGGCGCGCTGAGATCCTTAAAGCGTTCCCGACCCCTAAAAAGCGCGCCGACTTCTTCGACACACTCATCGACACTGTTGAAGATACGGTATCGGGGTTACAAATCCCTCCTACAACATGCTGTCTCGGTCTCACAAACCCCGGATGCTCCGCCGAATGCCTTTTCAACTGGGTTCGGCACGGGAAGTTGGAACGCGCGAATACCTTTACCTCCAAACGACTTGACAAAGCACTCGAGGGTTGTTAAAATTGTATGAAAACGAATGAACACCCCTAACGAAGAGGCATATCCACCTGCTCTGTGCCCTGATAGTCTCGAAAAGCACGGTGTATGATAAATTTTCTATTTCTTATTACCCTTTTAATATACTTAGCGGCAGGCATCTTCCAGACCCTCTCACTGGCGATTGGGGCTCGGTCCGAGGCATCGGTGATTCGTCCAACAATTGAGCGGATCGCCTTTTGGTGTACCATCATCGGCTTCGCTTTTCTGACCGTCTTTATCGCGCTCTGGTGGCTCCAGCAGGGTCATTTTCCAATGACGCACTGGACGGACTCCACCGCCTTCTTCGCGTGGGCAATCACGCTGATTTATCTCATCATTGTGCGTTTGACCCACCTCCGCACCCTCGGTAGTTTTGTGATGCCGGTTGCATTCATTGCCATACTCATCTCATATAGTTTCGCGACGCACACCGCTGCGCTTCCTGAGCCGTTGCAAAATTACTGGCTTCTCGCACATACCACCCTCATCTTTCTCGCCTACGCCGCGTTTATCGCTGCATTTGGGTTCGGACTGATGTACCTGATAGCAGAACGGAAAATTCGCAGAAAGATAGACACACTGTTCGACAATCTACTCCCCTCCCTCGATACCTCCGACGCGCTTGGATATCGCTGCACAATTTTGGGTGTAATTCTGTTGACAATGGGAGTCATCGTCGGAAGCCTCTGGACCCAATATATCCGGGACGTCCCCTGGAGATGGCTTGATGCGAAGGTAATCTCCACCTTTGTGACGTGGTTTATCTATGTCGCGCAAATCGGTATCCGCCAACTCTGGGGCTGGCATGGACGCAGAGCGGCGTATGCGGCAATCATTGGTTTCGTTGCCGTTCTCTGCACCTATGTCGGCGTGGATCTCTTCTTAGACAGTATGCATACATACCGCTAAGGGCATTTATGGTGAATTATACCTCCAACCAAGGTAGGTGCGGTTTGATGAAGATTAAAATATTGATTCGGTAATTCCCGAATGATACCCGGTGCGGTTACAAACCGCACCTACCAAGTCTGGGATGAAAAACGGAAAACCGAATGGCACTGTCACCACCTCATCTAAATTTGACACAACCCCCGATATGTGATATAATTTACCAAACGCAAAATGCTTCACGTTTTTAGATTCTTTCGGTGAAAAGGATGA
The genomic region above belongs to Candidatus Poribacteria bacterium and contains:
- the hemB gene encoding porphobilinogen synthase encodes the protein MSTFPIYRPRRLRANENLRRLIRETSFSANDLIYPMFVVHGHNTAIEISAMPGCYQYSVDTLVIAAKELAALGIPGTILFGIPEAKDPLGSEAYADDGIIQQAVRAIKDAVPDLLVMTDVCLCEYTDHGHCGVIEAGEVQNDPTLELLVKESLSHARAGADVIAPSDMMDGRVGAIREALDENGYENVPIMAYSAKYASAFYGPFREAAESTPQFGDRRAYQMDPANAEEALREVALDIQEGADILMVKPALSYLDVIHRVKTEFQVPVAAYNVSGEYAMIKAAAQNGWIDEERVAFEVLNSIKRAGADIILTYFAKSVVEWL
- a CDS encoding bifunctional precorrin-2 dehydrogenase/sirohydrochlorin ferrochelatase, whose product is MFYPAHINLQDKKCLVVGGGTVAERKVVAMLLSGGDVTVISPNATELLTLLADIGTIRWHKRQLKAGDTNGFFLVCAATDFTDINAAVFTEAHEKHKIRLVNVVDVIPQCTFAAASVVTDGEILLSISTSGKSPATSRRIREYFEEILDATSLYTLGYEDGKPVPIAREREGHGLPYPVYLLLENRMCLVVCAQKTPEIKRRISLLDRCGASVVCMAPDELKPHHLEEAFLVIADKFSATDALCEANGAFIREYLDTPDTGTHFTPELIIDDNLIISLSARSSKAPDKGKRLHKKLTNQFENNGYGAFIEFLGTRRAEILKAFPTPKKRADFFDTLIDTVEDTVSGLQIPPTTCCLGLTNPGCSAECLFNWVRHGKLERANTFTSKRLDKALEGC
- the hemL gene encoding glutamate-1-semialdehyde-2,1-aminomutase, which produces MESNKSLAAWQKSQQFIPGGVNSPVRNFSKVGEHPRFIERGEGSKIYDIDGNAYIDYVASWGPLVLGHAHPSVIEAIRSTAVNGTSFGAPTTRETELAETIVNAVPSIEQVRLVNSGTEATMSAIRVARGYTGRDKILKIDGCYHGHVDYLLAKAGSGVATFGLSDSGGVPEDFARNTLTVPFNNPDAVREAVEANPDEIACLILEPIMGNMGIIPPREGYLNQLREITEEHGIVLIFDEVITGFRVAYGGAQSHYNVTPDMTCLGKIIGGGLPVGAYGGKRDIMRCVAPEGDVYQAGTLSGNPLAVTAGIATLKRLAEPGVYEHLENSAAALAEGLAEATQKHGIDAWHSRVGSMLMLYFTPETVTDADGARTADTERFQHYFWGLIERGVYVAPSQFEAGFVSLVHSEVDINSTVEAATQALANL
- a CDS encoding polyprenyl synthetase family protein, which codes for MSNFDQIVQLIADDLSAVEAKLTEQTASEYTFVDLAVQHVVEGGGKRLRPILVVLSAKVCGYEGSDAHTLAAVVELIHVASLVHDDVLDEAAIRRGRETLQTKWGNKVAVLVGDYLHARVLSMLVSRRADDPAMAILADTTQAMCEGEVIHAYKSGDFDISEAEYLKIISFKTGKLIAASCTLGAHLGNPAETQQIEALTTYGQQIGTAFQIVDDLLDFTEDSDTLGKDAFGDLREGKLTFPIIYARSVCNDDEKQTLEKMLQPDTHETEAITFVEALFQRYGVEHHCLKVAQGYADRAKAALAILPETPARIALEHLADYVVSRES